The Caloramator mitchellensis genome contains a region encoding:
- a CDS encoding zinc-ribbon domain-containing protein: protein MADKTLVCTDCGKEFVFTEGEQAFYKEKGFENEPKRCPECRKAKKAQKRQDNFRR, encoded by the coding sequence ATGGCAGACAAGACTCTAGTTTGCACAGACTGCGGAAAGGAATTTGTATTTACAGAAGGAGAACAAGCATTCTACAAGGAAAAGGGATTTGAAAACGAACCAAAGAGATGCCCAGAATGCAGAAAAGCAAAAAAGGCTCAAAAAAGACAGGACAACTTTAGAAGATAA
- a CDS encoding metallophosphoesterase, which yields MEDKLKVLYHIFGGIYVPRDIVNSGAIVHISDTPSFIYNSIIKMLEKIKPKTIIHTGDIADDIKLELRPQLIDVYKKESNKFILQLSNHSEKVYIIPGNHDSIENLTIPDNVEVKYEGETIKIDDIKLGLAHKFENLPDNVDLFLFGHDLNSGDFRYLNGIKNINVIKGRKEIIKLCYPIGTDNYRLRKNRLGK from the coding sequence ATGGAAGATAAATTAAAGGTCTTATATCATATTTTTGGCGGTATATATGTTCCTAGAGATATTGTTAATAGCGGAGCAATAGTTCATATAAGCGATACTCCCTCATTCATTTATAATTCAATTATCAAAATGCTGGAAAAAATAAAGCCAAAAACAATTATTCACACCGGAGACATTGCTGATGATATAAAACTTGAGTTAAGACCGCAGCTTATTGATGTATATAAAAAGGAATCAAATAAATTTATTTTGCAATTATCAAATCATAGCGAAAAAGTATATATAATACCGGGAAATCATGATTCAATAGAAAATTTAACAATACCAGATAATGTAGAAGTTAAATACGAGGGGGAAACAATTAAAATAGATGATATAAAATTAGGTCTAGCTCATAAATTTGAAAATCTTCCTGATAATGTTGATTTGTTTTTATTTGGACATGATTTGAACAGCGGAGATTTTAGATATCTTAACGGCATAAAAAATATTAATGTTATTAAAGGTCGTAAAGAAATAATTAAACTATGTTATCCAATAGGAACTGATAATTATAGATTGAGAAAAAACAGATTGGGAAAGTGA
- the queD gene encoding 6-carboxytetrahydropterin synthase QueD yields MILIKEFEFDAAHNLIHYHGKCERLHGHTYKLVIKLEGTPDKEGMIYDFVELKRVVKARIIDKFDHSYLNDIIEQPTAENIAMYVFNELKDVLKRENCKLYEVEVWETKTSGVVYRG; encoded by the coding sequence ATGATTTTAATTAAAGAGTTTGAGTTTGATGCAGCCCACAATCTGATTCATTATCATGGAAAATGTGAAAGACTTCATGGACATACATATAAATTAGTGATAAAGCTTGAAGGAACACCCGACAAAGAGGGCATGATATATGATTTTGTTGAACTAAAAAGGGTAGTTAAGGCAAGAATAATTGATAAGTTCGATCATTCATACTTAAATGATATAATTGAACAACCAACTGCAGAAAATATTGCTATGTATGTATTCAATGAACTAAAAGATGTATTAAAACGTGAAAACTGCAAGCTTTACGAAGTTGAAGTTTGGGAAACAAAAACTAGCGGAGTAGTATACAGGGGGTAA
- a CDS encoding NUDIX hydrolase, with the protein MEYSKIRDIYNQIGIVGENYDLKSYAVTIPLVEINNIKNIVFEVRSMNLSQPGEISLPGGKIEKNESKLEAAIRETCEELLMKKEDFEVISQADVLVTQYGKIIYPFIVLIKDLKKISYSKSEVEKLIFVPIDFFLKNQPQIMKVKVITQPLEEFPYDIGVKAEDYHWQSGLLNVYFYKYQDYIVWGLTAKIIHSFINKIGKLETE; encoded by the coding sequence ATGGAGTATAGTAAGATTAGAGATATATATAATCAAATAGGAATCGTGGGGGAAAATTATGACTTAAAATCATATGCTGTTACAATTCCACTTGTTGAAATAAATAATATAAAAAATATAGTTTTTGAGGTTAGAAGCATGAATCTAAGCCAGCCTGGTGAAATATCGCTCCCGGGCGGTAAAATAGAAAAAAACGAGAGCAAATTAGAAGCTGCAATTCGTGAAACTTGTGAAGAACTATTAATGAAAAAAGAAGATTTTGAGGTGATTTCTCAGGCTGATGTATTAGTAACTCAGTATGGTAAGATAATTTATCCATTTATTGTATTAATCAAAGACTTAAAGAAAATAAGCTATTCAAAGAGTGAAGTTGAAAAACTAATTTTTGTTCCAATAGATTTTTTTCTTAAAAATCAGCCTCAGATTATGAAGGTAAAAGTTATAACACAGCCGCTTGAGGAATTTCCATATGATATTGGAGTTAAGGCAGAAGATTATCACTGGCAAAGCGGTCTATTGAACGTGTATTTTTACAAATATCAAGATTACATTGTATGGGGTCTAACAGCCAAGATTATACACAGCTTTATAAACAAAATTGGAAAATTAGAAACGGAGTGA
- the folE2 gene encoding GTP cyclohydrolase FolE2: MKDVQSEKDYRNVPLKKVGINSLRWPIIIKEKDGGIQNTIADMALSVDLPADVKGTHMSRFVELVNDLKEISPKEIDKALDALKEKLHAKTAHIRIDFDYFIKKPSPVTGIISPYDVKCSFDAEKGEDFKFIMEVAVPVSTLCPCSKEISDFGAHNQRARVSIKIVSKKLIWIEDVVKIAEDSASSPVFSLLKRKDEKYVTEMAYLNPRFVEDVVREAAIRLDEIKDITYYRVYAESMESIHNHNAFACAEKGEII, from the coding sequence ATGAAGGATGTTCAAAGTGAAAAAGATTATAGAAATGTACCACTTAAGAAAGTAGGAATTAACAGTCTAAGATGGCCTATAATTATTAAGGAAAAAGACGGAGGTATTCAAAATACTATTGCAGATATGGCTCTTTCTGTGGATTTGCCTGCAGATGTAAAGGGGACACATATGAGCAGGTTCGTTGAACTTGTTAATGATTTAAAAGAAATTTCTCCAAAGGAAATCGATAAGGCCCTCGATGCTTTAAAGGAAAAACTGCATGCAAAGACAGCTCATATTAGGATAGATTTTGATTATTTTATTAAAAAACCATCTCCTGTAACGGGGATTATTTCACCCTACGATGTTAAGTGTTCCTTTGATGCTGAAAAGGGTGAGGATTTTAAATTCATAATGGAAGTTGCAGTTCCTGTTTCAACCCTATGCCCATGCTCAAAGGAGATAAGCGATTTTGGAGCACATAATCAAAGGGCAAGAGTTAGCATAAAGATAGTTTCTAAAAAACTTATTTGGATAGAAGATGTAGTTAAAATAGCAGAAGACAGTGCTAGTTCTCCAGTTTTCTCACTCCTAAAGAGAAAGGATGAGAAATATGTAACTGAGATGGCTTATTTAAATCCAAGGTTTGTTGAGGATGTAGTCAGAGAAGCTGCAATAAGGCTTGATGAAATTAAGGATATAACATATTATAGAGTTTATGCTGAGAGCATGGAGAGCATACACAATCATAACGCCTTTGCATGTGCAGAAAAAGGGGAGATAATATGA